The proteins below are encoded in one region of Halodesulfovibrio sp. MK-HDV:
- a CDS encoding glutamine synthetase family protein, with translation MVDEYTVFNCKNGDDVIRAVKEHNISFVQFWFVDILGTLKSFQVTPKELEVAFEEGMGFDGSSILGFTRIEESDMVAYPDATTFQICSWRPSDRPVARMFCDIKNPDGTPYEGDPRHILRKLIEKAAQKGYTYYVGPELEFFLFTDSKNPQALDSGGYFDAPPLDMGNDVRREIIFALEKMGVDVEYSHHEVAPSQHEIDLRYCEALKMADIAMTYKVVVKEIARKHGCYATFMPKPLFGENGSGMHVHQSLFKNGKNAFFDANDPHNLSSEARSYIAGLLKHAKEYTCIANQWVNSYKRLLPGFEAPVYIAWAQCNRSSLIRVPMYKPGKEQATRIELRSPDPAANPYLCFAATLGAGLEGIEKGYELPAAVEENIFAMETEDLTAKGIESLPGSLHEAVEFLNDSKLMKTILGEHLHSNLVNNKRIEWDEYRTHISDFELRKYLPIL, from the coding sequence GTGGTGGACGAATATACCGTGTTTAATTGCAAGAATGGAGATGATGTTATCCGTGCAGTTAAAGAGCACAACATCAGCTTTGTTCAATTTTGGTTTGTAGATATTTTGGGCACGCTCAAAAGTTTTCAGGTAACGCCTAAAGAACTCGAAGTTGCTTTCGAAGAAGGCATGGGGTTTGACGGCTCTTCAATCCTCGGTTTTACCCGAATTGAAGAATCAGACATGGTTGCATATCCGGACGCAACAACATTTCAAATTTGCTCATGGCGTCCTTCTGACCGTCCTGTGGCGCGTATGTTCTGCGACATTAAAAATCCGGACGGCACACCATACGAAGGCGACCCGCGTCACATTCTGCGGAAGCTTATCGAAAAAGCTGCACAGAAAGGGTACACCTACTACGTAGGCCCCGAGCTTGAATTCTTCCTCTTTACAGATTCTAAGAATCCGCAGGCATTGGATTCCGGTGGGTACTTTGACGCACCGCCTCTCGATATGGGGAATGATGTTCGTCGCGAAATCATTTTTGCGTTAGAAAAAATGGGCGTAGATGTTGAGTACTCTCACCATGAGGTTGCTCCATCCCAGCATGAGATTGACCTTCGCTATTGCGAAGCTCTCAAAATGGCTGACATCGCAATGACGTATAAAGTTGTGGTGAAAGAAATTGCCCGTAAACATGGCTGCTACGCGACCTTCATGCCTAAACCGCTCTTTGGCGAAAACGGTTCGGGCATGCACGTGCATCAGTCTTTGTTTAAAAACGGTAAGAACGCATTTTTTGATGCGAATGACCCGCACAACCTTTCTTCAGAAGCACGCAGCTACATTGCAGGCTTGCTGAAACACGCTAAAGAATACACCTGCATCGCAAACCAGTGGGTAAACTCCTACAAGCGTTTGTTACCGGGATTTGAAGCACCTGTGTACATTGCATGGGCACAGTGCAACCGCTCTTCTCTTATCCGAGTACCAATGTACAAACCGGGTAAAGAGCAGGCAACACGCATTGAACTGCGTAGCCCGGACCCGGCAGCAAACCCGTATCTTTGCTTTGCCGCAACACTTGGTGCCGGTCTTGAAGGTATCGAAAAAGGATACGAACTTCCGGCAGCAGTTGAAGAAAATATTTTTGCTATGGAAACTGAAGATCTCACCGCAAAAGGCATTGAATCCCTTCCTGGCTCTTTGCACGAAGCTGTTGAATTTTTGAATGATTCCAAGCTGATGAAAACCATTCTTGGAGAGCACTTGCACTCCAACCTTGTGAACAACAAACGCATTGAGTGGGACGAGTACCGTACCCATATCTCTGACTTTGAACTTCGCAAATACCTTCCGATCCTGTAA
- a CDS encoding glutamine synthetase III encodes MSGSLARLKAISAVNNTTPTSKPLNFLEEKPTDLFGRNVFNDKVMQDHLPKPVYKSLKRTIENGEQMDPSIADAVASAMKEWALSRGATHYTHVFYPLTGLTAEKHDSFLEPDGRGGAIAQFSGTTLIQGEPDASSFPNGGLRTTFEARGYTAWDLTNPAYLLENDNGVFLCIPTAFVSWTGEALDKKTPLLRSNQCIHTQTSRLLKLLGHENFGRIQNYAGVEQEYFLVDRNFYFSRPDLYLAGRTLFGAKPAKGQEQDDHYFGTIPKRVLAFMIEAERDLYKLGVPVKTRHNEVAPGQYEIAPMFEDSNLANDHNQMIMSVLKSVAKRYGMACLMHEKPFAGINGSGKHLNYSIGNGKFGSLFEPGETPHENAQFLLFCAAMIRSVHKHGSLLRSSVACASNDHRLGANEAPPAIMSIYLGQQLSDIFDQIKNGDEATSEAKGILRVGVDTLPPLPMDAGDRNRTSPFAFTGNRFEFRAVGSSQSIAGAQLVLNTILSDSLDYISNRLENLMYSENWELNDAVTKVIQEIVQEHDSVVFNGDGYSDEWAEEAKTRGLANLRTTPEALTALNSESSVALFESFGVLSKRELDSRTSIFFEQYINVVQTEIELAIKLARTSILPAAVRYQTELARNCMNMKELGLGCVQGPLTKLTENLNGLESAANELESMLTKAHSGEQDHARFLCNEVLPVMNELREYADRLEDVVADDLWPLPTYQEMLFIK; translated from the coding sequence ATGAGTGGATCGTTAGCCAGACTTAAAGCCATTTCGGCTGTAAACAACACGACACCAACAAGCAAGCCATTAAATTTCTTGGAAGAAAAGCCAACCGACCTGTTCGGTCGCAATGTGTTCAATGACAAAGTCATGCAAGATCACCTTCCTAAACCTGTTTATAAATCTCTCAAGCGCACAATCGAAAATGGCGAACAGATGGACCCTTCTATTGCAGATGCAGTAGCTTCAGCAATGAAAGAATGGGCTCTCTCTCGAGGTGCGACTCACTACACACACGTATTTTACCCGCTTACCGGCCTTACCGCTGAAAAGCATGACAGCTTTCTTGAGCCTGACGGACGCGGCGGCGCAATCGCCCAATTCTCCGGCACTACCCTTATTCAGGGTGAACCGGATGCATCCAGCTTCCCGAACGGCGGTCTGCGTACCACCTTCGAAGCTCGTGGCTACACCGCATGGGACCTTACAAACCCTGCTTACCTCTTAGAAAACGATAATGGCGTTTTCCTGTGTATCCCTACTGCATTCGTTTCCTGGACTGGTGAAGCACTTGATAAAAAGACTCCACTTCTCCGTTCCAACCAGTGCATTCATACTCAGACCAGCCGCCTACTTAAGCTGCTTGGTCACGAAAATTTTGGACGCATTCAGAACTACGCTGGCGTAGAACAGGAATACTTCCTCGTTGACCGTAACTTCTACTTCTCCCGCCCGGATCTCTACCTTGCAGGCCGTACCCTTTTCGGTGCAAAGCCAGCTAAAGGTCAGGAGCAGGATGACCATTACTTCGGTACCATTCCGAAGCGTGTTCTCGCATTCATGATTGAAGCAGAACGCGATCTCTACAAACTCGGCGTGCCGGTAAAAACCCGTCACAACGAAGTAGCACCTGGTCAGTACGAAATTGCACCAATGTTTGAAGATTCCAACCTCGCAAACGATCATAACCAGATGATCATGAGCGTACTGAAAAGCGTTGCTAAGCGTTACGGTATGGCGTGCCTCATGCACGAAAAACCGTTCGCAGGAATCAACGGTTCCGGTAAACACCTGAACTACTCCATCGGTAACGGCAAATTCGGCAGCCTCTTTGAGCCGGGCGAAACTCCGCATGAAAATGCTCAGTTCCTGCTCTTCTGTGCTGCTATGATCCGCTCTGTTCACAAACACGGTTCATTACTCCGTTCCAGCGTAGCATGTGCAAGCAACGACCACCGTCTCGGTGCGAACGAAGCACCTCCTGCGATCATGTCCATCTACCTCGGACAGCAGCTTTCTGACATCTTTGACCAGATCAAAAATGGTGACGAAGCTACCTCTGAAGCAAAAGGCATCCTGCGTGTAGGCGTAGATACTCTGCCTCCACTGCCTATGGACGCCGGTGACCGTAACCGTACAAGTCCATTTGCTTTCACAGGAAACCGCTTTGAGTTCCGCGCAGTTGGCTCCAGCCAGTCTATCGCCGGTGCACAGCTTGTACTGAACACTATTCTCTCTGACTCTTTGGATTACATTTCCAACCGTCTTGAGAACCTCATGTACAGCGAGAACTGGGAACTCAACGATGCAGTAACAAAAGTTATTCAGGAAATCGTTCAGGAACACGACTCAGTTGTATTCAACGGTGACGGTTACTCTGACGAGTGGGCTGAAGAAGCTAAGACCCGCGGTCTTGCAAACCTTCGCACTACTCCTGAAGCACTTACTGCACTCAACAGCGAGTCCAGTGTTGCATTGTTCGAAAGCTTCGGTGTTCTTTCCAAGCGCGAACTCGACAGCCGTACTTCAATCTTCTTTGAACAGTACATTAATGTTGTTCAGACAGAAATTGAGCTTGCTATCAAACTGGCTCGTACCTCAATTCTTCCTGCTGCAGTTCGTTACCAGACTGAACTCGCACGCAACTGCATGAACATGAAAGAACTTGGTCTCGGCTGCGTACAGGGCCCGCTGACCAAACTTACTGAAAACCTTAATGGCCTTGAGTCCGCTGCAAACGAACTCGAATCCATGCTTACAAAAGCACATTCCGGCGAACAGGATCATGCTCGCTTCCTGTGCAACGAAGTACTGCCAGTAATGAACGAACTTCGTGAGTACGCAGACAGACTCGAAGACGTAGTAGCAGATGACCTCTGGCCACTGCCGACCTACCAGGAAATGCTGTTCATTAAATAG
- a CDS encoding lysophospholipid acyltransferase family protein produces the protein MMRRSIEDRNINLDFIPPKVKKVLAPIKKPLMHMTGVDGLFNVYDSITRRDNPLEFCQNGLEILNIEVEALGRGLRDMPLDKPLVIVSNHPFGGIEGLALMAEILPLRPECKFLANFMLGIMPELRPCMIEVNPFETKEARRANVRGLRNAITHVAAGGSLVVFPAGEVSHLQPKMGGIVDPVWSKNVARIIRKTNADVLPLYFHGRNSLFFNMMGMVHPFARTAMLPKQLYNKRNKKITYSVGNIIPSNMLKTFATEEDVMNYLRVRSYSLAKRPSSKKFRLPFRKEKDQMEIAAARPHESLLRELSKLPKEQILAKENGFTVFEAQAFQIPNMLHDLGRLRELTFRPVGEGTGLDLDLDTYDYEYDHLILWDDEKETIAGAYRLGCTDKIFPRSGIKGMYCSTLFKFKPEFFTRFEHAVELGRAIVNPDYQKDYSPLMLLWKGIGQYILRRPGTRYLFGPCSLPLEFNPFTLVTAVNYLKEHHIDKELSTLVAGKKAPKLKLPKGIPSAFNIADLSFTGLNGLVRDMEDGRTMPILFKHYLRLAGKIGAFHVDNAFGSLDAFLMIDLSETPLRMLKRYLGDTEAVQLIESFKEADK, from the coding sequence ATGATGAGACGGAGTATTGAAGATAGAAATATCAATCTAGATTTTATTCCGCCTAAGGTTAAGAAGGTGCTTGCACCAATTAAAAAGCCGTTAATGCATATGACTGGCGTTGATGGACTGTTTAATGTGTATGACAGCATTACAAGAAGAGATAACCCGCTTGAGTTTTGTCAAAACGGTTTAGAAATATTAAATATAGAAGTCGAAGCTCTCGGTAGAGGGCTGCGCGATATGCCGCTTGATAAGCCGCTTGTTATCGTTTCGAACCATCCGTTTGGTGGTATTGAAGGACTCGCGCTGATGGCAGAAATATTGCCGCTGCGTCCTGAATGTAAGTTTCTTGCGAACTTTATGCTTGGAATTATGCCAGAATTGCGTCCATGCATGATTGAAGTGAATCCGTTTGAAACAAAAGAGGCACGCCGCGCAAATGTTCGTGGACTTCGTAATGCGATTACACATGTAGCAGCAGGCGGAAGTCTTGTGGTGTTCCCAGCTGGAGAAGTTTCCCATCTTCAGCCTAAAATGGGCGGCATTGTTGATCCAGTATGGAGCAAAAACGTAGCGCGGATTATTCGTAAAACGAATGCCGACGTTTTACCTTTGTATTTCCATGGCCGTAATAGCCTGTTCTTTAATATGATGGGTATGGTGCATCCATTTGCACGCACAGCCATGCTCCCAAAACAACTATATAATAAACGAAACAAAAAAATTACTTACAGCGTCGGGAATATTATCCCGTCCAATATGCTGAAGACGTTCGCAACAGAAGAAGATGTGATGAACTATCTGCGTGTTCGCAGTTATTCCCTAGCTAAGCGTCCATCATCTAAAAAATTCCGTCTTCCGTTCAGAAAAGAAAAAGATCAGATGGAAATCGCAGCAGCACGTCCGCACGAGTCGCTCCTGAGAGAACTCTCGAAACTGCCAAAAGAACAGATTCTTGCAAAAGAAAATGGATTTACAGTATTCGAAGCGCAGGCGTTTCAGATTCCTAATATGCTGCACGATCTTGGTCGGCTGCGTGAGTTAACCTTCCGCCCCGTGGGTGAAGGAACCGGACTTGATCTTGATCTCGACACCTACGATTATGAATATGATCATCTTATTTTATGGGATGATGAAAAAGAAACAATCGCAGGTGCATACCGTCTTGGATGTACAGATAAAATCTTTCCAAGAAGCGGTATAAAAGGCATGTATTGCAGCACCCTCTTCAAGTTCAAACCGGAGTTCTTTACCCGTTTTGAACATGCAGTAGAGTTAGGGCGCGCCATAGTGAATCCGGATTATCAGAAAGATTACAGTCCGCTTATGTTGCTCTGGAAAGGCATCGGGCAATACATTCTGCGTCGTCCAGGTACTCGTTACCTGTTCGGCCCATGCAGTCTGCCGCTTGAATTTAACCCGTTTACACTCGTAACCGCAGTTAATTATCTTAAAGAGCATCATATAGACAAAGAGCTCTCTACATTAGTAGCAGGTAAAAAAGCACCGAAGCTGAAGCTGCCGAAAGGCATACCGTCTGCATTTAATATCGCAGATCTCAGTTTCACCGGTCTCAACGGGTTAGTAAGAGATATGGAAGATGGCAGAACCATGCCTATTCTCTTCAAGCACTATCTGCGCCTTGCAGGCAAAATTGGTGCTTTCCACGTTGATAACGCATTCGGCAGTCTCGATGCATTCCTTATGATCGATCTTTCCGAAACACCGTTGCGCATGCTTAAGCGTTACCTCGGCGACACCGAAGCTGTTCAGCTTATCGAATCCTTTAAGGAAGCTGACAAGTAA